A single region of the Marmota flaviventris isolate mMarFla1 chromosome 10, mMarFla1.hap1, whole genome shotgun sequence genome encodes:
- the LOC114092556 gene encoding uricase, with protein MVTKKELVPAFIVYCFGMNQAHEKAIAVQFDKDSKAITTFFNKMIMFSLQNDEVEFVRTGYGKDMVKVLHIQRDGKYHSIKEVVTSVQLTLSSKKDYLYGDNSDIIPTDTIKNTVHVIAKFKGIKTIENFALNICEHFLSSFNHVLRAHVYVEEIPWKRFEKNGVKHIHAFIHTPTGTHFCEVEQMRSGSPIIHSGIKDLKILKTTQSGFEGFLKDQFTTLPEVKDRCFATQVYCKWRYHQSRHVDFEATWDIVRDIILEKFSGPYDKGEYSPSVQKTLYDIQVLTLSRIPEIEDMEISLPNIHYFNIDMTKMGLINKEEVLLPLDNPYGKITGTVKRKLSSRL; from the exons ATGGTGACCAAGAAAGAACTTGTTCCTGCTTTCATAGTTTACTGTTTTGGAATGAATCAGGCACATGAAAAGGCAATTGCAGTACAATTTGACAAAGATTCTAAGGCAATAACAA ccTTCTTCAATAAGATGATTATGTTTTCATTACAGAACGATGAAGTGGAGTTTGTGCGAACGGGCTATGGGAAGGATATGGTAAAAGTTCTCCACATtcaaagagatggaaaatatcaCAGCATTAAAGAGGTGGTGACTTCAGTGCAACTTACTCTGAGTTCCAAAAAGGATTACCTGTATGGAGACAATTCAGACATCATTCCTACAGACACCATCAAGAACACAGTTCATGTCATAGCAAAGTTCAAAGGG aTCAAAACCATAGAAAACTTTGCTTTGAATATCTGTgagcatttcctttcttcttttaaccATGTCCTCCGAGCTCATGTCTACGTGGAAGAGATCCCTTGGAAACGTTTTGAAAAG AATGGAGTTAAACatattcatgcatttattcaCACTCCCACTGGAACACACTTCTGTGAGGTTGAACAGATGAGGAGCG GATCTCCAATCATTCATTCTGGAATCAAAGACCTCAAGATCTTGAAAACAACCCAGTCTGGATTTGAAGGATTCCTGAAAGACCAGTTCACCACCCTTCCTGAGGTGAAGGACAGATGCTTTGCCACCCAAGTGTACTGCAAGTGGCGCTATCACCAGAGCAGACACGTGGACTTTGAAGCTACTTG GGACATTGTTCGAGACATCATCCTGGAGAAATTTTCTGGGCCTTATGACAAAGGCGAGTACTCACCCTCCGTCCAGAAGACCCTCTATGATATCCAGGTGCTCACGCTGAGCCGGATTCCCGAG ATAGAAGACATGGAAATCAGCTTGCCAAATATTCACTACTTTAACATAGACATGACCAAAATGGGCCTGATCAACAAGGAAGAG